One Leptospirales bacterium DNA segment encodes these proteins:
- a CDS encoding AAA family ATPase, translating to MKKTYIIAVANQKGGEGKTTTALNLAFGLARRNIPTLLMDLDPQANSTGIFLPPDSLEKSMYDVFNSQTPLAEVIVETGRPNLSLAPSRITLAEVESFALNVDAPYVVRDALQTLKGFEMVVIDCPPSLSIFTINALSAATHVVIPAQAEKFSVDGMTGLQGTINSIKRRINPELQVAGALVTQLKPKTVLNKTILPVLSQYFTVFDAAISEGVAVGESHVARQSIFDYAPDSKQAQEYDSFIAELLHELKD from the coding sequence ATGAAAAAGACCTACATAATCGCGGTAGCAAACCAGAAGGGAGGCGAAGGCAAGACTACGACCGCCCTGAACCTGGCCTTCGGACTGGCGCGTCGCAATATTCCAACCCTGTTGATGGACCTCGACCCCCAGGCAAACAGTACGGGAATTTTTCTCCCCCCTGACAGCCTGGAAAAATCAATGTACGATGTGTTCAACAGCCAGACTCCGCTGGCGGAGGTCATTGTCGAAACCGGACGCCCAAATCTCAGCCTCGCGCCCTCGCGCATTACCCTGGCCGAGGTGGAGAGTTTTGCGTTGAATGTTGATGCGCCCTACGTTGTCCGCGACGCCCTGCAGACTCTTAAGGGCTTTGAGATGGTCGTTATCGACTGCCCGCCTTCACTTTCCATTTTTACGATCAATGCGCTCAGCGCCGCCACGCATGTGGTCATTCCTGCACAGGCTGAAAAATTCTCCGTCGATGGCATGACCGGTTTGCAAGGCACCATCAATTCCATCAAGCGGCGAATCAACCCCGAGCTCCAGGTGGCCGGCGCGCTGGTCACACAACTCAAACCCAAGACCGTATTGAACAAGACGATCCTGCCGGTACTCTCCCAGTATTTCACGGTTTTTGACGCCGCCATCAGCGAGGGCGTGGCGGTGGGGGAAAGTCATGTCGCACGCCAATCAATCTTTGACTATGCGCCGGATTCCAAACAGGCCCAGGAGTACGACTCTTTCATAGCGGAGCTGCTTCATGAACTCAAAGACTAA
- a CDS encoding sigma 54-interacting transcriptional regulator: protein MSAWFEKYIELASAGAANPGGALRALGHAGAAMLFQRQGSSFVVLARYGYGDASWSYEFLTKQPQAIAPAFRGGAATIRVGGLRHPGLQLWAAIDQVDSPQWLLLVEAPPEIEDVALALRPGLAMEIGARHSPRPPRESGPVELPLWLSEQLPDAARLPGPLLICAEPGAGKEEFVHALIRERLGQAPGVIFFHPGRLSEAVQLRELFGDPAGARLGADTPATPIVQRADGAIVIQEAADLAPHSQLRILGHFASAPTERLWVFETSRDLEQLVRAERFLAGLYQDLRPGMIRLPAMNAVRERIPDEAQRLLSGFRRTYRREIQLADGALEALKKHSWRGNWRELKNSLESAFLMCSGATIEAPDLRLGLWSSPEDWDDLNLRRRQQELERALILRAYGLHGGNQVQMARALGISRGSLQYKLDKYRLN, encoded by the coding sequence ATGTCGGCCTGGTTTGAGAAGTATATTGAGCTGGCCTCTGCCGGCGCCGCAAACCCGGGCGGCGCTCTGCGCGCCCTGGGGCACGCCGGCGCCGCCATGCTATTCCAGCGCCAGGGGAGTTCCTTTGTTGTCCTGGCCCGGTACGGGTATGGCGATGCAAGCTGGTCCTATGAATTCCTGACGAAGCAGCCGCAGGCAATAGCGCCGGCCTTCCGCGGCGGCGCCGCTACTATTCGAGTTGGCGGGCTGCGCCATCCCGGCCTGCAACTCTGGGCGGCCATCGACCAGGTTGACTCGCCGCAATGGCTGCTGCTTGTAGAGGCGCCGCCTGAGATCGAGGATGTTGCCCTTGCCCTTCGGCCGGGCCTCGCTATGGAAATCGGGGCCCGGCATTCGCCCCGCCCGCCGCGGGAATCCGGACCCGTAGAGTTGCCGCTGTGGCTGAGCGAGCAGCTGCCGGATGCCGCTCGGCTGCCGGGTCCGCTTCTAATCTGCGCCGAGCCGGGCGCCGGCAAAGAGGAGTTCGTTCATGCGCTCATTCGGGAGCGACTCGGTCAGGCCCCCGGCGTGATCTTCTTCCATCCCGGACGGCTTTCAGAAGCGGTGCAGTTGCGGGAGCTTTTCGGGGATCCCGCCGGGGCCCGCCTGGGCGCCGATACGCCGGCGACTCCAATTGTACAGCGCGCAGACGGCGCCATTGTCATTCAAGAGGCCGCTGACCTGGCGCCCCACAGCCAGCTTCGGATTCTCGGCCATTTTGCCAGCGCGCCGACTGAGCGCTTGTGGGTATTCGAAACCTCCCGCGACCTGGAGCAGCTTGTCCGGGCAGAGCGATTCCTGGCCGGTCTATACCAGGACCTGCGTCCCGGAATGATCCGCCTGCCAGCCATGAATGCGGTGCGGGAGCGCATCCCCGATGAGGCGCAGCGTTTGCTGTCCGGGTTTCGGCGTACCTATCGGCGAGAGATACAGCTGGCTGACGGGGCGCTGGAAGCGTTGAAGAAGCACAGCTGGCGAGGCAACTGGCGGGAACTGAAGAACAGCCTGGAGTCAGCGTTTCTTATGTGCAGCGGCGCGACAATTGAAGCCCCCGATTTACGGCTTGGTCTGTGGTCCAGTCCGGAGGATTGGGATGACCTCAACTTGCGGCGGCGGCAGCAGGAATTGGAGCGAGCCCTGATCTTGCGAGCCTATGGCTTGCATGGCGGTAACCAGGTCCAGATGGCCCGCGCTCTTGGGATCTCGCGCGGCTCCTTGCAGTACAAGCTGGACAAGTACCGGCTGAATTGA
- a CDS encoding ParB/RepB/Spo0J family partition protein, whose protein sequence is MNSKTKRLGALTDIYRRETLDGVIQSVKLNRLRPSSEQPRQQRTINIDELAESIKREGLLSPLVVTRDGEGFRIIAGERRYHALKKLGRQEAECRIISREERDYWRIAIVENLQRENLSPGEEAQALLRLKKQEDLSDQSLAELVGKSRNYVTEILGIAQLPTESLEQCVGAGIDSRNLLIQAVQAYRKQQLPEFLAAYRSGAIKTVRDAREFLQPAPATGEGGAAQGKASPATGKPKASQAVDAIVAPRVELRENELLVICRSSDEARRLRDRLKKSWAELLGGAARP, encoded by the coding sequence ATGAACTCAAAGACTAAACGCCTTGGGGCGCTGACTGATATTTACCGCCGCGAGACCCTGGATGGCGTCATCCAGTCGGTTAAGCTCAATCGCCTGCGCCCCTCCAGCGAGCAGCCGCGCCAGCAGCGAACGATCAACATTGACGAACTGGCGGAGAGCATCAAGCGCGAGGGTTTGCTCTCACCGCTGGTCGTGACGCGCGACGGAGAAGGTTTTCGCATCATCGCCGGAGAACGACGCTACCACGCCTTGAAGAAGCTGGGCAGACAGGAGGCGGAGTGCCGGATCATCTCGCGCGAAGAACGCGACTACTGGCGAATTGCCATCGTCGAGAATTTGCAGCGGGAAAACCTGAGTCCCGGCGAAGAGGCCCAAGCGCTGCTTCGGCTCAAGAAGCAGGAAGACCTTTCCGATCAAAGCCTGGCCGAACTGGTTGGCAAGTCGCGCAACTATGTAACCGAAATTCTTGGCATCGCGCAGCTGCCGACGGAAAGCCTGGAGCAATGCGTAGGCGCAGGCATTGATAGTCGCAACCTGCTGATCCAGGCCGTCCAGGCCTACCGCAAGCAGCAGCTTCCAGAGTTCCTCGCGGCCTATCGCAGCGGCGCAATCAAGACGGTACGGGACGCTCGGGAGTTTCTGCAGCCAGCTCCCGCAACGGGGGAGGGGGGGGCTGCCCAGGGCAAAGCCAGTCCCGCGACTGGAAAACCAAAGGCGAGCCAGGCGGTCGACGCTATCGTTGCTCCGCGAGTCGAACTGCGCGAAAACGAGCTCCTGGTGATATGTCGCTCCAGCGATGAGGCCCGTCGTTTGCGCGACAGGCTCAAGAAATCCTGGGCCGAATTACTGGGCGGCGCGGCGCGCCCCTAG
- a CDS encoding helix-turn-helix domain-containing protein, producing the protein MAGDELPYFKFVAAIIESGLWARMSSAARTLYPVLLRFSDRSYKSVFPGGRRLLELTGFKQKSTLRKARQELVELGLLSITTGNGRRTTHYSFRFDQFQRGESTPPSGAPRPPSAEHAADPRRGGAAPSPVFAGAPPYNQIQISINHHPSGGAGGEQSRVDHLGRRFGAAALQQARNECELAGLPPSATNLESILYRADNPRTGSWTHLETMLASKISAGSMALIRNAFLGEREGLLVFADDLPGQLKILLERCAGRIFFEPVLTGAMQTRKDYWQERSVD; encoded by the coding sequence ATGGCTGGCGATGAACTGCCGTACTTTAAATTTGTAGCTGCAATTATTGAAAGCGGGCTGTGGGCACGGATGTCGAGCGCCGCCAGAACGCTCTATCCCGTTTTGCTGCGATTTTCAGACCGCAGCTACAAGAGCGTCTTCCCGGGCGGGCGGAGACTTCTTGAACTGACAGGATTTAAGCAGAAATCGACCTTACGAAAAGCGCGTCAGGAGCTGGTGGAATTGGGCCTGCTCAGCATCACGACTGGCAACGGACGTCGAACCACACACTACAGTTTTCGCTTTGACCAGTTCCAGCGTGGCGAGTCAACGCCCCCCTCGGGGGCTCCACGGCCGCCCTCAGCGGAGCATGCCGCCGATCCCCGGCGGGGCGGGGCGGCGCCCTCGCCGGTGTTTGCTGGCGCCCCGCCGTACAACCAGATCCAGATATCTATCAATCATCATCCATCCGGCGGCGCTGGCGGCGAGCAGAGTCGGGTGGACCATCTTGGTCGTCGCTTTGGCGCTGCTGCGCTGCAACAGGCGCGCAACGAATGCGAACTTGCCGGACTGCCGCCCAGTGCGACGAATCTTGAATCCATTTTGTATCGCGCGGACAATCCCAGGACGGGCTCCTGGACCCATCTGGAAACTATGCTCGCCAGCAAAATCTCGGCCGGGAGCATGGCGCTCATTCGCAACGCATTTCTGGGCGAACGAGAGGGATTGCTGGTGTTTGCTGATGATCTTCCGGGGCAGTTGAAGATTCTGCTGGAACGCTGTGCAGGGCGGATTTTTTTCGAGCCAGTGTTGACCGGCGCTATGCAAACGCGCAAGGACTACTGGCAAGAGCGGAGCGTAGACTGA